From the Streptococcus hyointestinalis genome, the window CCAGAAGTGCTTGTAGCGGAGCGCTTCAGCCAGCACATCCTCAACTGTACGCTCACGAGAGTTATTGGTCTCCATCGCCCAAGTGTCAGGGTTGTGGCAATATTGGCAGCGCATCTTGCAGCCCTGCATAAAGACAATAAAGCGAATACCTGGACCATCAACAGAGCCAAAACTTTCCGTTGAATGAATCATTCCTGTCACTTTTTTATAATCTATCGTTTCCATACTGGTAGTCGCCTCCTATGTAACCGTTTCATCTTATTCTTATTATATCACGTTCCATGAAAAAAAGACTAGATTTTGCCTAGTCTTTTTCTACCTCGGGTTCTATATCAGTCATATAGAGTCTGAGTTTTGTCACACGACCGTCACGCACCTTATCGTTGGTCAACTCGAGGTGCTTGTCTTTACTATCAAAGCTGTAGGTTTGCTTATCTTCTTGGCTTGGGATACTGCCGACACCCGTTAGGTAAAAACCAGCAATGGTATCTACATCATCACTCTCCAAGTCTGTCTCGAAGTAATCGTTAAACTCATTGAGCGTCATAGTACCTACGACAATATAAGTGTTGTCTGCGATTTCGTGGACAAACTGCTCGGACTTGTCCGTCTCGTCATCAATCTCACCGACAATCTCCTCAAGCAGGTCCTCAAGTGTCACAAGCCCTGCCATACCACCGTACTCATCCAGCAAAATCGCCATTTGATTTTGCGTTTTTCGCAATTCTCTTAGTAAATCATCGACAAAAATCGTCTCAGGAACAAACAGCGGTTCCTGTAAAATCTTACGCAGATTGAGCTTGTCAAATCCCTCTTCAAAGCCTGCCTTTAAGAGACGTTTGGTGTGTAAGACACCGATAACCTTGTCCTTATCATCATCATAAACAGGAATACGTGAGAAACTCTGACGCAGGATGTCCTTGATATTGGTCTGTGTATCATCATTGATATTGACCATAAAGGCGTCGGTCCTAGGCACCATGACCTCACGAGCCATCAACTCATCAAGCGAGAACACCCCTTGAAGCATCTCGATTTCCTCAGCGTCAAGTGTCTCCTCACTGTTTGTCAGCATGTATTCGATTTCATCACGTGTCATTTTCTCATCAGCGTCATCCAGAGTCATGGGTGTTATGCGACTTAGAAGATTGGTTGAGGCTGAGAGCAACCACACGAAAGGACGCATGATTAAGCCTAGTCCACTAATAACGGGCGCAGTGACAACAGCTAGGCTGTCTTTTAGATTAAGCGCAATACGCTTAGGGTACAATTCACCAAAAACGATAGACACATAGGTCAAAAATACCAGTGACAAAACGCTTCCTGCTGTTTTTGCCCAAGCGTAACCACCAAACCAACCTGCAATCACCTCACCCAGACTAGCCGACAAGCTAGCCCCAGAAAGCAAGCTGATAAAGGTAATACCAACCTGAATAGTTGATAAGAAATTGTTAGGATTATCAAGAACCTTGAGCAGGCGCTGGTATTTCTTGTCGCCTTCTTCTGCTTTTTGCTCGACACGAGAGCGGTTTAATGACACCAAGGACATCTCGGTCGCTGAGAAAAAGCCATTTAAAATGGTCAAGATAATCAGTAAAATAAATTGAAACAGCAGATTCTGACTGCTAGGGTCTTCCATGAAATCTTTTCTCCTAAAATGTAATACCTCCATTATACCACACTTTGCCCCTCTTATGCTATAATAAATACTGTAACATATGTCATCTATTAAGTTTAGGAAGTAAAGAGGAGAACAGATAATGGCAGTGATTTCACTTGAAAATGTCAGCTTGAAGCGACAAGGCAAGCTATTGCTCAATAATCTTAACTGGCAAGTAGAAAAGGGCGAGATGTGGGCGATTCTAGGACTGAATGGCTCTGGTAAATCGACACTACTCAAGATGATTATGGCAGAGTATTTTCCAACAAGTGGGAAGATGGATGTTTTAGGCTATCGCTTTGGGCAGGGTGATATCACTGGAGTCCGCACCAAGATTGGAGTGGTTGGCTCTTTTATCTCGGAGCGTATCGCAGGCAACATGCTCGCTGAAAAGGTCGTCCTAACTGGAAAATACAAGAGCAGTATCCTCTACAAGGCTTATGATGAGAGTGACTTAGAGGAAGCACGACAAATGTTGATTGCGCTTGGTGGCGAGCATTTGCTTGGGCGTATCTACGCTAGTCTCTCTCAAGGTGAGAAGCAATTGCTTTTAATCGCAAGGAGTCTCATGGAAAATCCAGATATGATTATCCTAGATGAGGCGACGACTGGGCTTGACCTTTTTGCGAGAGAAAAATTGCTCCATCAAGTCGAGCGCATCGCTGATTTGCCACACGCACCTACTGTGCTTTACGTGACCCACCATGCCGAGGAAATCACCGCTAAGATGACACACATCCTACTGCTACGTGAAGGAGCCATTATCGCAAAAGGCAAAAAAGAAGACATCCTCACCCCACAAGTCCTAGCAGACTTTTACCAAAGCCCAGTCAAACTCATCCCGCTAGACGACACACGCTTTTTTATCAAGCCTGTATTGTAGCGATATAAAAAGTGCCTGTTGGCACTTTTTTTAATTATTCAACCGACTTCTCGTGTAGTTAAAGAGGTCATAGGAAAGGGTATTGACCGTTTCTTTTAGAGAATAGTTTTCAAGGGCGTTAACCTCTTTACGCAGAGCTTTAGCGTTTCTGCGGCTAATCAAGTCCTCCGCCTCATACTCGGCAATGACTTTACGCTCTAGGTAAAAGCCACGTAGCATCTCATCGACATTGTCTGGGACATTTCTCGTGATGACACGCTCGACAAAGGCTCCTGACTGGATGATTTGCGCTTCCTGCTTTCTGGAGTGAATCAGATAGCCGACAAGATCAGCACTGTAGACATCATCAAGGTTTTGCAGCGCCTCTAAAACCAAGGCGGTATTAGCTTGATAGAGAGCAATCAAGTGCTGTCTATTTTCCTTGGTGATGACTTGCTGGTTATTTCTCGCTCGCAAAAACTGACGAATGGTAGACCCTAAGGTCAAAATCTCGTGCAAGATTTGCGGAAGTGCCCGCAAAAGAACCGCTAGGACATAGGTCAAGTTTGAGATGAAGCCACGGTTAATCCGACGCTCCAAAAACTTGAGATAACCTTGATAGAGACGATACTCTTTCATATCAATGTCACCGTTTAAAAAGGCATTCTCAAGACCGTCACTCTCAATTCCTAAAATCATGATGTTAATCAGAGCTAAGTCAGACTTGACCTCATTAGACTCTTGATCTAGGATGAGGTTTTCTAAGCGTTTATTGTAATTGTCAATCACAGCATAGAGGGCTGTCCTGCTTTTGTCCTCTTTCAGGTCTTGTTGCAACTGCCAAATCACGGCATTTAAAATCGCAATCTGCATGTAGTGGTCAGGACTATTGCTACTTGCGCTAGCAAGTCTTGGCGAAACGACGATACCAAGCAAAAAACTCAAAAGAGTAACGCCTGCTACGATAAAGAGTAGCATACTATGCTCAACTGTTGTCAAAGTCGGCAGTAGCAAGATGGTCGCAACGGATACCGTTCCCTTGACACCAGAAAAGGTCAAAACGAGAATGTCCTTGAAGTACTTTTTAATCCCTTTTTTGAGATGACGACTGCGATAAGCGTAAAAAAGCCAAATCATCACAAAACGAATAGCAAAGAGCAACAGCGTCACCAGCACTATCACCCCTAAAATCAAGAATGTGTTAATTTCTTGACTGAAAAGCACAGGTCTTGCAAACTTGGTCAACTCTGCTCCTAACATCAAAAAGACCACCCCGTTGAGAAGAAAAGCTATCATGCCCCACATGACGCTTCCGACATTGTCAATCTGGGCATCTAAAAGGGTGATTTTTTTAAAACGGCTGGCTTGCGAGATACCAGCAATCACGACCGCAATGATACCAGAGCCGTGGATTTCCTCCGCTAAAAAGTAGGCGATAAAAGGTAGCGTCAGCTCAAGCAGCATAACACCTGACACATCCGCTACATCCATGCTATCTAAAATAGCTAAAAAGAGACGATTGACCAGTGCCACAATCAGCCCAACCAGAAGCCCGCCAAAAACAGACAACAAAAGTTTAAGGCTGGCATTTTGCAGGGAAAAGACGCCCGTTGTAAGAGCAGTAATGGCGACCTGAAAGGATACCAGACCGCTGGCGTCATTGAGCAGACCTTCCCCTTTTAAGATATTTTGGACATGCTTTGGAAAGCGAAAACGCTTTGATAGCGAGTTAAAGGCGACCAAGTCCGTTGGTCCAAGCGCAGCACCTACCGCTAGATAAGCTGCCAAGGACACTCCTGCTGGCAATAATTTATAGGTGGCAAAACCCAAGGTAAGGGTGCTAACAAAGACCACTGGAAAAATCAGATACAAAATAATCTTCCAATGCCTCAAAACATTGGTAATATCACTCTCTTCTCCCTCACGAAAAAGAAGCGGTGCAATGACAAAGGCTAGGAAAAGCTCACTATCTAGCGAGACAAACTGCTCTCCGAAAATCAAACACAAAAGCCCACCAAAGACAATCTGAATCAAAGGTAGAGGCACCTTTGGAAAGAGCCTGTTGATTAAGTTCGAGAGAATAAGTGTAAACAGAAAAACAATAATTAAAACAGCAACGTGCATCTCAACAAAATCTCCAACTCACTCCTAACGCTTATCCTCACACATTTTCGCATAAGCGCTCTTGTGGTCAGCGATTTTTTTGTCCACTGCTGTGACGTCACAATGGGTCATTTTCTTTTGGCAACGCTCAATTTCAAGCGTCATCAATTTCTTTTTGATTTTCGCCATTTTCTTGGCTTCACGTGTTTTTTCAAATCCTGTTGTATTTAACCATTCCTTTAACATCATCTTTACCTCAATTTTTCAATCATAATCAAAAATGGCGGCGTATTCACTTGATTTAGCGGCTGATAGAGCATGGTGGCAAAGTCTTCTTGTGACAGATTTTCGACAAAGGCGAGTACTTTTTCTTTTTCAATAGCACCGCCAGCATGCCCGTGATAGACCATCAAGGACACCCGACCGCCAACCACTAAACGCTCCAAAATCTTGGTTAATGCCTCAAGCGTCGTGCTTGGTTTTGTGATAAGACTCTTATCTGCACTTGGCAAATAACCCAGATTAAAAATAGCAGCTGTGATAGGCTCGTCTACATAGTGGTCAAGCGTCTCGTGTCCATCTAGGATGAGCTCAGCATTTGTCAGTCCCTGACTTTCTAGGAGCTGACTGGTTTTATCAAGCGCCTGCTTTTGAATATCAAAAGCGTAGACTTTTCCTGCTTTCTTTGCTAAAAAGGCAGTGTCGTGACCATTTCCCATCGTCGCATCAACAACAATACTCTTCTTATCAATGACTTCTGCTAAAAAGTCATGAGAGAGGGTGATTGGACGTTTTATCATTGCTTTTCTCCAAACTTGTTCTAAACTAAGCGGCAGCCTTGATAGGCATCTCGGCGCTCCATTTCCTTATCGATAGCGTTCAAAACTTCCCATTTATTGAGACTCCACATAGGTCCTATGAGCATATCCCTAGGCGCATCGCCAGTGATACGATGAATAATAATATCTTTTGGGATAATCTCCAACTGGTCGCAGATAGTAGAGACATACTCTTCTTGGCTAAGCAATTGCAAGCGCCCCTCATGGTAATCCCGCTGCATGCGGGTGTTGGTCATCAAGTGCAAGAGATGGAGCTTGATACCGTTGATGTCGTTGTCAGTGACACAGCGACGGACATTCTCTAACATCATCTCGTGCGTCTCACCTGGCAGCCCATTGATAAGATGGGAGACAATCTCTACCTTTGGAGCTTGCTTACGTAAACGCTCCACTGTTTCCTTATACAAATCATAAGAATGGGCACGATTGATAAGCTCCGAGGTCGCCTCATAAGTGGTCTGCAATCCCAGCTCCACCGTCACATGCATGCGCTCGCTTAACTCCGCTAGATAGGCGATAGTCTCGTCTGGCAAACAGTCTGGACGTGTCCCGATGTTGATACCGACCACACCAGGTTCATTGATAGCCTGCTCGTAGCGCTCACGAATAACCTCCACACGGTCGTGCGTGTTGGTAAAGTTTTGAAAATAGACCAGATACTTCTTGACCTCGGGCCACTTGCGGTGCATAAAGTCAATTTCCTTGTAAAATTGCTCACGAATGGGCGCTTCAGGAGCAACGATAGCGTCACCTGACCCTGATACTGTACAAAAAGTACAGCCGCCGTGCGCTACCGTACCGTCACGATTGGGACAGTCAAATCCAGCATCAATCGGCACTTTGAAAATCTTCTCACCAAAAATTAAACGATAATAGTCATTTAGGGTGTTGTAACGTTTTTTCATGACTCTATTGTAACACAAATCATGAGATTTTCACCAAAATTGCTCTAAAAAAGAGACCAGAAGCAAGCTTCTGGTCTCTTTTTAAAATTACTTTTGTTTACCTTGAAAGCGCCACTTAAAGCGCAATTGGTCATAGTAAGGAAACACTAAGTTATGGATAGCATAGGCGAGCAAAAAGCCACCTATGATATCGCTTGGGTAATGCACGCCCAGATAAATCCGTGATAAGGCGATACAAAAAATCAAAAGCCCTAAAAGGATAGCCACCGTCCATTTGGCAGTCTGTGAAGACAAGCGTTGGAAACAAATGACAAAGATACTTCCAATAATCAAAAAAATCCCCGTGGCATGACCACTTGGAAATGAATTGCCACTCGCATGTACCAAGTGCGTAATACTAGGTCTTGGGCGCTGGTAGATATACTTGAGCGACACAATACAAATACCCGCTAAAATGCTGTTTGTAGCGACGTAAATCGCCTCGGCATACCATTTTTTTAGCCATAAGACGATAACAGCAACAGCGGCAATGATAGCCTGGGTACTTGGATTTCCAATAACGGTTATGGTTTTAAAGAAAGCCGTTAGAGGCTGTGGAAGGTCTCCTCTGATGGTACTTTGCACACTAGTATCAAATGGTCGTAAAGCTTCAGGATAAAATTTGACCACATAACCTAGCATGACAAAGAATAAAAAAGCAAAAGAGGCAATTACCCAATAGTGTTGTCTTTTTTTCATTTCAATTGATATCTTTCTATAAACGGTTTACAAGACGTATAGACGATATAAAAAACCAGAGCCAAGAGCACACCCTCAATGATATTAAAAGGGATGACCATGACTACAATGTAGCGACTAACCCCAATCGTTGCTGCGATGTCAAAATTAGCAAAGGTGGCATACAGTGGCACGGCATAAAAGAAATTTATCAATACCATAGCAACCGTCAAGATAAGCGTCCCTAATACAGTTGCTTTCAGATAGGCTGTAAGCACCATGTGTTTTTTCCAAATAAAGGCAAATGCCCACAGAAAAACAAATAAAGCCACCATATTCATCGGAAGCCCGATGTAGGTTTCCACCCCTTGATTATTGAGCACCAGTTTTAAAAGCGAGCGTAAAAAAAGAACGACTACGCTACTCTTAAAATCAAAAAGTGCCAAGGCTAAAAGCATAGGAATCACACTAAAGTCGAGCTTTAGAAAGTTTGCCCCCGGAATGAGGGGAAAACTCACATACATGAGCACAAACGATAGTGCAGAGAGTACCGCTAAAAGCGTCAAACGTCTTGTGTTTGTCATTGTCATAAAAAATTCCTCCAATTTTTACAAATTGAAAGAAGCCCAAAAGGTATGTGCGTACACAAAAGACCTTTGTCTTCTCCCATCCAGACTATACTGTCGGTCGTGGAATCTCACCACGTCAGCTTGCGCTCGCGGACTTCACTCATCATATAAGTGTCACCGCCGGTCGGGAATCACACCCTGCCCTGAAGACATTTCCATGATAACAAAAAAGCCCTGCAAATGCAAGGGCTTCATACTTAGATATCTGTAATCTTGATAAAGGTTGAAGGGAGACCAACACGGTCTTCTGAATACCAACTTTGTTCAGACCAGAGTTGAGAGATAGGGTACCAACTAGATAACATCGGTGTATAAGGGTCAGACACATAAGTCTTGCCATTATTGTAGCCTTTTAGGACAAGCTCATGGCTACCATTTCTGACAAAAATGTCATTTTGCACAGCTGCCATCACATGATATCCTTCTTGCAGAGCGGTTGCTACAGCAGAAAGACTTGGTAGCGGTGTTGCTGTATAGCCCCAGTGGTCAACGGCTTTTAGTATCCCTACAGCTCCTGTACCTGTCCATTGCTTGTTGAACTGGTCAGTGTTATTGTAGAGATAATCTGCCACAGTTGTTGGAAGGACTTCTTTTCCTGACAAGGAATTAAAGACCATAGCAAGACTTGTTGGCACACAGCCTGTTTTATCTAGATTAGACAAGCCATAAACCTTACTTGCCCATCTTGGATCACGTTGACGGTAGTAAGGAGTCTTATAATTAACTCGATCAACAGTAAAGGTATTCGCAACCAAGAAATTAGACTTGCCGTTTTCTACTTGATAGACATGGACATGATAAGTACCTGTATCAGCATGATCAGTGACGTTGATTCTTGTCACTGCTTGGCTATTTTGACGACTAGAGCTGTACCATTTCAAATCATCTTGTCCCTTGGCATCAGACCAAACGGCAAACAAAATATCTCCTGAACTTGGCACCGCTGTTGCTCTTAGCTCGTAATTGCCAGTACCTTTGTAGGTGGCAGTGACTGCCTTTGGAACTTCAAAGCGGTAAGTCCCTAGGCTAACGGCATAGGTTGTACCGTCCGTGAAGTCGGTGTAGACATGCACATAGTAATCATCACTATTGCCGGCATGATTTAAAATATCTATCGTTTGGCGGACTTGATTGTTACTGGCTGTTGGGGTGTACCACTTAAGGTCATCTTGACCTTTGTCAGCTGACCAAACGGCGATACGAGCGTCTTTAATCGTCTTGGTCTTGTCACTTCCTGCTACAACCACATCAAAAGTCGTCTTGTTCTTATCATAATTCACAACCTTGACTTCTGGTTTTTCGGGCTCTGGAACTTCAAAACGATAAGTGCCTAAGCTAACAGCATAGGTTGTACCGTCGGTAAAATCTGTGTAGACATGGACATAGTAATTGTCGCTATTGCCGGCATGATTTTTGATGTCTATCGTTTGACGCACTTGATTGTTGCTGGCTGTTATGGTGTACCACTTAAGGTCATCTTGGCCTTTATCGGCTGACCAAACGGCGATACGGGCGTCTTTAATCGTCTTGGTCTTATTACTTCCTGTAACAACGACATCAAAGGTTGTCTTGTTCTTATCGTAGTTGACTACCTTGACTTCTGGTTTTTCGGGCTCTGGAACTTCAAAACGATAAGTGCCTAGGCTAACAGCATAGGTTGTACCGTCGGTAAAATCTGTGTAGACATGGACATAGTAATTGTCGCTATTGCCGGCATGATTTTTGATGTCTATCGTTTGACGCACTTGATTGTTGCTGGCTGTTATGGTGTACCACTTAAGGTCATCTTGGCCTTTATCGGCTGACCAAACGGCGATACGGGCGTCTTTAATCGTCTTGGTCTTGTCACTTCCTGCTACAACCACATCAAAGGTTGTCTTGTTTTTATCGTAATTGACTACCTTGACTTCTGGTTTTTCGGACTCTGGAACTTCAAAACGATAAGTGCCTAAGCTAACAGCATAGGTTGTACCGTCGGTAAAATCTGTGTAGACATGGACATAGTAATTGTCGCTATTGCCGGCATGATTTTTGATGTCTATCGTTTGACGCACTTGATTGTTGCTGGCTGTTATGGTGTACCACTTAAGGTCATCTTGGCCTTTATCGGCTGACCAAACGGCGATACGAGCGTCCTTAATCGTTTTAGTCTTGTCACTTCCTGTAACAACGACATCAAAAGTTGTCTTGTTCTTATCGTAATTGACTACCTTGACTTCTGGTTTGGCAGGTTCTGGAATGTCAAAACGGTAAGTGCCTAGACTAACAGCATAAGTCGTACCGTCCGTGAAGTCGGTGTAGACATGCACATAGTAATTATCACTATTGCCGGCATGATTTTTGATATCGATTGTTTGATGGACTTGATTGTTGCTTGCTGTTGGGGTATACCACTTGAGGTCATCTTGACCTTTGTCGGCTGACCAAACAGCGATACGAGCGTCCTTAATCGTCTTGGTCTTATTACTTCCTGTAACAACGACATCAAAGGTTGTCTTGTTCTTATCGTAATTGACTACCTTAACTTCTGGATTAGCTGTAGGTGTTGTAGTCGTTGTGGATGAGCGGTATTTATCGTAGTAAGCTAAAATACCCTTTGTCACACCTTCGGCTAATTTTTCTTGATAAGCAGCGGTGTTGATTTTGTTGAACTCTGCTTGATTAGAGATAAAGCCTAACTCTACTAAGACAGCTGGTGCCGTTGTCTCACGCACAACAGCAAAGGTCTCACGTTTGACACCGTTGTTTTTACTACCCGTTTGAGCGACAACGTTTGACTGAATAGCTTGCGCTAGCTCACTACTGCGTTTGAGGCGTTCAGCATCGTTGTGGTATGTTTGATTGATTCGAGATGGGTACTCGCTATAGTATTGATAATAGTAAGTTTCAACACCGTTTGCACTTTGAGCGCCAGCGTTAAAATGTAGGCTGACAAAGATATCTGCCTTGCTCTTATTGGCACTAGCTGAGCGCTCCAAAAGTTCAACAGATGTGTCTGTATTACGGCTAGTCACGACAGTATAGCCTGCTGCTTCTAGTTTTGCCTTAACACGTTTTTGAACGGCTAAGGTCAAGTTTTTCTCGTATTGTCCAAAATAAGTTGCCCCTGGGTCATACCCACCATGACCAGCGTCAAGGTAGACAACCTTATTGATGACATTATACTGACCTTGTGAAGCTGAACCAACCAATGCCTTGTCTGCTGGTACTTCAAAACGATAAGTACCCAGGCTAACACCGTAGGTTGTGCCGTCTGTATAGTCCGTGTAGACATGCACATAGTAGTCATCGCTAGTACCGGCATGGTCTAAGATATTGATGGTTTGACGAATTTGGTTGTTGATAGCCACCGGTGTATACCATTTGAGGTCATCTTGACCTTTGTCAGCTGACCAAACGGCGATACGAGCACCTTTGATAGCTTTAGTGTTAGCGTTTCCCACAACGGCAACATCAAAAGTGGTCTTATCTTTGTCGTAGTTGATAACGCCAACTGCTGGATTGCTGGACTCTTCGTTACCTGCAGAAGCTTTTTCTTCTGCTACTGTGGCAGCAGCGGGTGCTAGCCCTTCGGCAGCTGATCTTTGCGTAGTCACACTTGTGTCAGCTGGTTTGGCTACTTCTGATGTTTCTTGCGTAATGACTGCTGTAGCACTAGCAGCTTCAGAAGTGGCAACGCTCTCTGTGCTCACTACACTACTAGCACTTTCGCTAGTAGCTGTTGTACTAGCTGCCTCGCTCGTTACTGCAACAACTGCTACTTCTGATGTCTGGTCAACGACTTGACCAGTTGCTTCAGAAGAAGTTGACGTAACGGCGTCTGAAGTGTCACTTACCGTCTCTTGCGGACTTGCGACAACGGTCTCAGTGTTCGTTGTTTGTGGCTGCGTTGCTGTCACTTGGTCGGCTTGTACACCACCAGAAAAGAAAACAGCTGTCCCAAGCAAAGCTGATACGGCACCCAAAGTAGACACTTTACGAATACCGAAGCGTTGCTTACGAACAGTTCTGTGTTGATGTAATCTCTCCATACGTGAATAGTGCATCCTAAATATCCTCATTTCTATTTTCCTATATGTTTATGTTAGCATGATTTTAGGCATTTTTCAAGGAATTTTAAGATTTTTTTAAGCTGGTAGACACGCAATTGTAATGTTTTATTTCAACTTGTCTTTTTCATAGACATGGCTCAACTCTAGATTTGGAAATGACTGCTGGCGCAGCGCTTCATAGACAATCATGCAGGCAGTATTTGAGAGATTGAGACTTCTGACGTGCTGGTCATTCATAGGAATACGCAGAGCCTTGTCAGCATGTTGGCGCATAAAATCCTCTGGCAAGCCCTTATCCTCACGCCCAAATAAAAAGTAATGGGCACAGCCATCGTTATAATTTTCCTCAGAATAGACACGACTAGCAAACTTACTAATCAAGTGGAGTTTGCCATCACAAGCCTCTAAAAACTCTTCTAAGCTATCGTAAAAAGTCACATCAAGCTTATCCCAATAATCAAGCCCAGCACGCTTCATTTTCTTGTCATCAATAGGAAAACCCATAGGGCGAATGATATGAAGGGGGCTGTTAGTCGCAGCGCAGGTGCGGGCGATATTGCCAGTATTAGCCGGAATCTGTGGTTCAAATAAAACGATGTGGTTAGAACTGCTATCACTGCGGTGGTTTTGCTGGCTGAGTGCTTCGATATTCATGCTGGTCCTCTCTTAAACATAATAAAAACCACATTGCCCGGAGTCAAGCTCAGCAAACAATGTGGTTGTGGTTG encodes:
- a CDS encoding tRNA (cytidine(34)-2'-O)-methyltransferase, with amino-acid sequence MNIEALSQQNHRSDSSSNHIVLFEPQIPANTGNIARTCAATNSPLHIIRPMGFPIDDKKMKRAGLDYWDKLDVTFYDSLEEFLEACDGKLHLISKFASRVYSEENYNDGCAHYFLFGREDKGLPEDFMRQHADKALRIPMNDQHVRSLNLSNTACMIVYEALRQQSFPNLELSHVYEKDKLK
- a CDS encoding GBS Bsp-like repeat-containing protein; this encodes MERLHQHRTVRKQRFGIRKVSTLGAVSALLGTAVFFSGGVQADQVTATQPQTTNTETVVASPQETVSDTSDAVTSTSSEATGQVVDQTSEVAVVAVTSEAASTTATSESASSVVSTESVATSEAASATAVITQETSEVAKPADTSVTTQRSAAEGLAPAAATVAEEKASAGNEESSNPAVGVINYDKDKTTFDVAVVGNANTKAIKGARIAVWSADKGQDDLKWYTPVAINNQIRQTINILDHAGTSDDYYVHVYTDYTDGTTYGVSLGTYRFEVPADKALVGSASQGQYNVINKVVYLDAGHGGYDPGATYFGQYEKNLTLAVQKRVKAKLEAAGYTVVTSRNTDTSVELLERSASANKSKADIFVSLHFNAGAQSANGVETYYYQYYSEYPSRINQTYHNDAERLKRSSELAQAIQSNVVAQTGSKNNGVKRETFAVVRETTAPAVLVELGFISNQAEFNKINTAAYQEKLAEGVTKGILAYYDKYRSSTTTTTPTANPEVKVVNYDKNKTTFDVVVTGSNKTKTIKDARIAVWSADKGQDDLKWYTPTASNNQVHQTIDIKNHAGNSDNYYVHVYTDFTDGTTYAVSLGTYRFDIPEPAKPEVKVVNYDKNKTTFDVVVTGSDKTKTIKDARIAVWSADKGQDDLKWYTITASNNQVRQTIDIKNHAGNSDNYYVHVYTDFTDGTTYAVSLGTYRFEVPESEKPEVKVVNYDKNKTTFDVVVAGSDKTKTIKDARIAVWSADKGQDDLKWYTITASNNQVRQTIDIKNHAGNSDNYYVHVYTDFTDGTTYAVSLGTYRFEVPEPEKPEVKVVNYDKNKTTFDVVVTGSNKTKTIKDARIAVWSADKGQDDLKWYTITASNNQVRQTIDIKNHAGNSDNYYVHVYTDFTDGTTYAVSLGTYRFEVPEPEKPEVKVVNYDKNKTTFDVVVAGSDKTKTIKDARIAVWSADKGQDDLKWYTPTASNNQVRQTIDILNHAGNSDDYYVHVYTDFTDGTTYAVSLGTYRFEVPKAVTATYKGTGNYELRATAVPSSGDILFAVWSDAKGQDDLKWYSSSRQNSQAVTRINVTDHADTGTYHVHVYQVENGKSNFLVANTFTVDRVNYKTPYYRQRDPRWASKVYGLSNLDKTGCVPTSLAMVFNSLSGKEVLPTTVADYLYNNTDQFNKQWTGTGAVGILKAVDHWGYTATPLPSLSAVATALQEGYHVMAAVQNDIFVRNGSHELVLKGYNNGKTYVSDPYTPMLSSWYPISQLWSEQSWYSEDRVGLPSTFIKITDI